The Garra rufa chromosome 18, GarRuf1.0, whole genome shotgun sequence genome window below encodes:
- the LOC141291560 gene encoding amphoterin-induced protein 3 — translation MTSASFVVLISLLLRLSGAVCPQGCLCVSDILNCGSLGLDRFPNPLPFTASVLDLSHNRLSWLAAGSFYGLPRLHTLHMSHNRISLLSPGAFHNISSLRYLDLSSNKLQAVGKYHFQDLPALEVLLLYNNRLTRVESNTLMGLGNLRKVYLSLNQITDFPFFSIRKHSHPNLATLDLSSNRLFRLPMDDIVVLPVAVQKGLFLHNNSLECDCSMYRMFWHWEQKGYPSVKDYKDDYKCLMYSERQISINFLRSSHFFENCTIQKMISLISPKADKVVYEGEQVRLDCTGTLNGEDLSYSWIIPHQENISQLIQNGTLRLNQDGSLDILSAQSIDSGVYQCTAVDNTRMINESREVNLTVVAQRSTEEPFNTGYTTLLGCVVTLVLILMYLYLTPCRCGCCKPPPASPAISTFGEDRCTLASIFAAPSTDRLKSKSQSDKHVVFLEPLMTGKNGHPKAAFVVEQPTIEWDTESFTIIRERNDSE, via the coding sequence ATGACTTCTGCATCTTTTGTGGTTTTGATCTCGCTCTTGCTTCGGCTCTCGGGGGCTGTTTGTCCTCAGGGCTGCTTGTGCGTATCTGACATACTGAACTGTGGCTCCTTGGGTCTGGATAGATTCCCCAACCCGCTTCCGTTCACGGCTTCTGTCTTGGACCTCAGTCATAACAGACTATCGTGGCTGGCAGCCGGCAGCTTCTATGGACTCCCAAGGCTGCACACTTTGCATATGTCCCATAACCGCATCTCCTTGCTCAGCCCGGGAGCTTTCCATAACATCAGCAGTCTTCGATACCTGGACCTTTCTTCCAACAAATTGCAAGCGGTGGGGAAGTATCACTTCCAGGACCTGCCAGCCTTGGAGGTGTTGTTGCTGTACAACAATCGACTTACCCGAGTAGAAAGCAACACCCTAATGGGGCTCGGGAATCTTAGGAAGGTTTACTTGAGCCTCAACCAGATCACAGATTTTCCGTTCTTCTCGATTCGCAAGCATAGCCACCCCAACCTGGCTACACTGGACCTCTCTTCAAACCGGCTGTTTCGCCTGCCTATGGATGACATTGTGGTGTTGCCCGTTGCGGTGCAAAAAGGCCTGTTCCTGCACAACAACAGTCTGGAGTGCGATTGCTCAATGTACCGCATGTTTTGGCACTGGGAGCAGAAGGGATATCCAAGTGTGAAGGACTACAAAGATGACTACAAGTGTCTGATGTACAGTGAGCGTCAAATTTCAATTAATTTCCTGCGCTCTTCACACTTCTTTGAGAACTGTACCATTCAGAAAATGATATCCCTGATATCCCCAAAGGCTGATAAAGTTGTTTACGAGGGTGAACAAGTGAGACTGGACTGCACTGGAACACTAAACGGAGAAGACCTGTCTTACAGCTGGATCATTCCACATCAAGAAAACATCTCTCAGCTGATCCAGAATGGAACTCTACGTCTCAATCAAGATGGTAGCTTGGATATCCTATCTGCCCAGTCTATAGATTCAGGGGTTTACCAGTGCACCGCTGTGGATAACACAAGGATGATCAATGAATCACGAGAAGTGAATTTAACTGTGGTAGCCCAGCGCTCCACGGAGGAGCCGTTCAACACAGGCTACACCACTCTTCTGGGCTGTGTGGTGACCCTTGTCCTCATACTGATGTATTTGTATTTAACCCCGTGTCGTTGTGGTTGCTGCAAACCTCCTCCTGCCTCTCCGGCCATCTCAACCTTTGGAGAAGACCGCTGCACTCTGGCCTCTATTTTCGCAGCTCCTTCAACTGATCGACTCAAAAGCAAGTCTCAGTCCGACAAGCATGTAGTGTTCCTCGAGCCACTCATGACGGGGAAAAACGGCCACCCGAAAGCTGCATTTGTTGTTGAACAGCCTACAATTGAATGGGACACAGAAAGCTTCACCATAATTAGAGAAAGAAATGACTCTGAGTAG
- the tasorb gene encoding protein TASOR — protein sequence MACNFSQERKIDKESSKAGGLTLEDGDSKKQLLSASSTATSKQNGDQAGCEDEQMSEQDASERRRGGLSDLKNCGSSPSTLPRTAEELPRRNFQIPRKIKERKGLLQHLSPDSREFEEVVKLLSTFYLDATSRGTFTYTKASLIHNELLEKEFIEKKRELKQNGRTEAELAESYAFLLPERNKAHWICEKGLSVGHSRVNNLGSPAKGVYLSKYSDLLQMNPFEVGAAGDIIIFKVMKGKVKTIFDNMPKNNLEPTLKYDSHVFKNASKVTSLLSYRAFEHTQQYFYEFAFEELRSRPRHVLPYAVVSFQYKGKESATGTHSRLNSVLYEGQRVRRRYTVWSGPLVNKGEEVYQVYIRSSSLPHLPLKLPDKLDINMAMHLDQVKRKIPPILLSWEAYSGSREAFKCGMYCSLYEVMGRNKQENSLSGLLHRLERERMVLVKPLIDKGFLFLLSSSQLHTTTERRGRNDKVLQALFVFQEQRIVSKMISKNSGVDEDLVPLEPKDPINHQIDDFVPALHHSFYKLRANPPKELSAGLKRQVLDYLNQKEQGVIRPFHIVEYRHNLDDRTNHHPAPRPKNMDVALNSYIYGQAQFQLPVEALQQGLIDSRPVAASPPAGAEEYSPVSDWGGSDRQAPSSSTVSQSNGGAQRSQGEYDKEKMEKLLKLIQLHKRTLGKDEGSGPEREEDWDAAGLKRRLEREGPGGVSKYLRTGLLNGEPGRVVMDSMGLCDTDLRERVTQSASLRDTHALLKLFLSTLNRMAQNSNTASSEPEMLPKSAEIHDPSDSATHCDLDLRGRRAEEEQVTQDFLEEQMACSRSSMDVYSPSSNLEQQTSRQAEAPHQSHPLWRASTRALESVGEPCLSGGEKQVPSTSKVVDTILDSEFQNLCTGIQSLMEAQHIIYNTQPPLPRCEEQAHWSSPAFSPFVSKYVSPLPVQSYVNTLCEKMNRLIRAPSAFVQPVAVVSQPAVAPVPAPLPPAPPPPAMPAPAMPAPAQPTLPSPPAHPHTKISSPVPKSQALSSKPQATLKPPSSGKHRLGTVKEVHLFLGEKSADPKSSDVVENPLCSPSAGSASQPPLASVPEIPPEPTHAGTLSSVGGSVIGQIKPDVLCTLMEIMQKNAVKFYIQRGDEESKLCTEIKEYLRSLGNIDCNPQNYLESKSQQKFMIIIQNEDIATHVHKIPALVSLKKLPTVYFAGVDSLDDVKNRTYNELFVSGGLIVSDELILNPDNITLEKLRAFLKFLEEQGSPWKWKVHCKTQKKLKELSRLNTEALDLLNLLTTYQKKHLVEFLPYHECDTPSRQAPDLDCLVKLQAQHTQLRHLIFLTEKHDDALSQFSGSGVIIADMNDIMNNFQSLISVPEDVAVATLPEPVEPDAVRDEEDMSIDSEDDMPVITETSIQTENDLKEPQAPQPPPPQTDGFRPPLPDQPSMDPISDPLVQPNPSAYPTQGSFSTDYAALKSAIAQYKAASQESASRPDVEDTLASFGVNPHQSYLCPTSAQWSPYSGSPAYHMSSAYSSPVSVASRGSEYSQTPAPPGTQPPTNTSIVQPLTVPLALPQPPVGSVEVPSTPESATSLQPPDSAGVPGVPPASTANQLGLAGSQSAKMGVESASASSASSSSSLHTTFPSYPDASLFPALTPIPPVPTLFGWASAPGAQQGYAAGKSGAGFSGLPSTQTEATRPADGSWAGAAESKTARGQEEEVGAPTSATSKVQQEAVGEKGGAMSSSTTCGQGSRTPVNSNSESQGGSQAPPTRGGTPSRGLLPIPGAPMGPLCRGGHNNSMYNPRGGHPDMMRGGFRGRGVPPHPMRSRPGRGHMRGGPSCNWGYPPGRGGGGRSDYYSDYTYN from the exons GTCTCCTTCAACACTTGTCTCCAGATTCCAGAGAATTTGAGGAAGTTGTGAAGCTTCTGTCCACGTTCTACTTGGACGCCACTTCCCGTGGGACTTTCACCTACACCAAAGCTTCTCTCATTCACAACGAGCTCTTGGAGAAGGAG TTCATCGAGAAGAAAAGGGAACTGAAGCAGAATGGCAGGACAGAGGCAGAACTCGCAGAATCCTATGCTTTTCTGCTGCCTGAGAGGAATAAG GCTCACTGGATCTGCGAAAAGGGTCTTTCTGTGGGACATTCGCGGGTCAACAATCTGGGAAGCCCTGCCAAAG gggtTTACCTCTCAAAATACTCAGATTTGTTACAAATGAATCCATTTGAAGTGGGTGCTGCTGGAGACATCATCATTTTTAAAGTCATGAAG GGTAAAGTGAAGACAATATTTGACAACATGCCCAAAAACAATCTTGAGCCCACCCTGAAATATGACAGCCATGTATTCAAAAATGCCAGCAAAGTGACATCGCTATTGTCCTATAGGGCCTTCGAGCACACTCAG CAATACTTTTATGAATTTGCATTTGAGGAGCTAAGGTCAAGGCCCAGGCATGTGTTGCCATATGCGGTTGTGTCTTTTCAGTACAAAGGCAAAGAGTCAGCCACGGGCACACACAG TCGACTAAACAGCGTGTTATATGAAGGGCAAAGAG TTCGGCGAAGATATACGGTTTGGAGTGGCCCGCTGGTGAATAAGGGAGAAGAGGTGTATCAAGTGTACATCCGGTCTTCGAGTCTCCCTCACCTTCCACTCAAACT ccCAGACAAGCTTGACATTAATATGGCAATGCATCTCGATCAAGTGAAGAGAAAGATCCCACCCATTTTGCTGTCGTGGGAAGCGTACAGTGGGTCACGAGAGG CATTTAAGTGTGGGATGTACTGCAGCCTGTATGAGGTCATGGGAAGGAATAAACAGGAAAACAGTCTCTCTGGACTGTTGCATCGGCTTGAGAGAGAACGAATG GTTTTGGTGAAGCCATTGATAGACAAAGGATTTCTCTTCCTCCTTTCGTCTTCTCAGTTGCACACTACCACTG AGCGACGAGGAAGAAACGACAAGGTTTTGCAGGCACTTTTTGTATTTCAAGAGCAGAGAATCGTCTCAAAGATGA TTTCAAAGAACTCTGGAGTAGACGAGGACCTTGTTCCACTAGAGCCTAAAGACCCAATCAACCATCAAATAGATGATTTTGTACCCGCCCTGCATCACAGCTTCTACAAGCTGCGTGCCAATCCACCCAAAGAGCTCTCGGCGGGACTAAAACGTCAGGTGCTGGACTACCTCAACCAGAAAGAGCAAGGTGTCATACGGCCTTTCCACATAGTAGAGTACCGGCACAATTTGGATGACCGGACTAACCATCACCCAGCACCTCGTCCTAAGAATATGGATGTGGCGCTGAACTCTTACATATATGGCCAGGCACAGTTCCAGCTGCCTGTGGAGGCACTGCAACAGGGTCTAATAGACAGCCGACCAGTGGCAGCGTCCCCTCCTGCAGGTGCAGAAGAGTACAGTCCCGTCTCAGACTGGGGAGGGTCAGATAGACAGGCGCCGAGTAGCAGTACGGTTTCTCAGTCTAACGGCGGCGCTCAAAGGTCACAGGGAGAGTATGACAAAGAAAAGATGGAGAAGTTGCTAAAGCTGATACAGTTGCATAAGCGGACTTTAGGCAAGGATGAAGGGAGCGGGCCGGAAAGAGAAGAGGACTGGGACGCTGCTGGTCTGAAGAGAAGGCTGGAGAGAGAAGGTCCTGGGGGCGTGAGCAAGTACCTTAGAACAGGTCTGCTGAACGGAGAGCCAGGAAGAG TGGTGATGGACAGCATGGGGCTATGTGACACGGACCTGCGGGAGCGTGTGACTCAGAGCGCCTCCCTCCGAGACACGCATGCCTTGCTTAAACTCTTCCTCAGCACGCTCAACAGGATGGCCCAAAACTCTAACACTGCCAGCAGCGAGCCCGAGATGCTCCCCAAAAGCGCAGAGATACACGACCCCAGCGACTCCGCTACACACTGTGACCTTGACCTGCGTGGCAGGCGTGCTGAAGAGGAGCAGGTTACCCAAGATTTCTTAGAG GAGCAGATGGCCTGCAGCAGGAGCAGCATGGATGTGTACAGTCCCTCTTCCAATTTGGAGCAGCAGACCTCCCGTCAAGCAGAAGCCCCACATCAGAGCCACCCTCTCTGGAGGGCGTCTACTAGAG CTTTAGAGAGTGTTGGTGAACCATGCTTGAGTGGAGGGGAGAAGCAGGTACCCTCTACAAGTAAAGTAGTCGACACTATCCTTGACAGTGAGTTCCAGAACCTCTGCACAGGGATCCAGAGTCTGATGGAGGCCCAGCATATAATTTACAACACTCAGCCTCCTTTGCCGCGATGCGAGGAACAGGCTCATTGGTCAAGCCCTGCATTCTCACCTTTCGTATCCAAATATGTCTCGCCGCTGCCTGTTCAGAGCTACGTCAACACACTCTGTGAAAAGATGAACCGTTTGATCCGGGCTCCCAGTGCATTTGTGCAACCTGTGGCTGTTGTGTCACAACCTGCTGTCGCTCCAGTGCCAGCCCCCTTGCCACCTGCTCCACCCCCTCCTGCCATGCCGGCTCCTGCCATGCCGGCTCCTGCCCAACCCACACTGCCCTCACCTCCTGCTCATCCTCACACTAAAATATCATCTCCAGTGCCTAAGTCTCAGGCTTTGTCAAGCAAACCACAAGCTACCCTCAAACCTCCCTCTTCAGGCAAGCACCGCCTCGGCACTGTCAAAGAGGTCCACCTGTTTTTAGGAGAAAAATCTGCGGACCCCAAGAGTTCAGATGTTGTGGAAAATCCTTTGTGCTCCCCATCAGCTGGAAGTGCCAGTCAACCTCCACTTGCTTCAGTTCCAGAGATACCCCCGGAGCCTACTCATGCAGGAACCTTGAGCTCTGTGGGAGGCAGCGTTATTGGGCAAATCAAGCCGGATGTTTTGTGCACACTGATGGAGATCATGCAGAAAAATGCAGTAAAGTTCTACATTCAACGAGGAGATGAGGAGAGCAAACTCTGCACTGAGATCAAG GAGTATTTACGAAGCCTTGGCAACATCGATTGCAACCCTCAGAATTACCTGGAGAGCAAAAGTCAGCAGAAGTTCATGATCATTATTCAGAATGAGGATATAGCCACTCATGTACATAAG ATCCCAGCACTGGTGTCTCTGAAGAAATTGCCCACAGTTTACTTTGCTGGAGTGGATAGCCTGGATGATGTGAAAAATCGAACGTACAATGAGCTTTTTGTGTCTGGAGGTCTCATTGTGTCGGATGAGCTTATTCTCAACCCTGACAATATAACATTAG AGAAGCTAAGGGCTTTTCTCAAATTTCTGGAGGAACAGGGTTCACCCTGGAAGTGGAAGGTCCACTGTAAGACTCAGAAGAAGCTTAAAGAGCTCAGCAG GTTAAACACAGAGGCCCTGGATCTGTTAAACCTGCTGACAACCTACCAGAAGAAACACCTTGTGGAGTTTCTGCCTTATCACGAGTGTGACACTCCATCTAGGCAGGCTCCCGATTTGGACTGTCTGGTCAAGCTGCAAGCTCAGCACACTCAGCTTCGACACCTCATTTTCCTCACAG AAAAGCATGACGACGCGTTGTCACAGTTCTCCGGTAGTGGAGTCATCATTGCAGATATGAATGACATCATGAACAACTTCCAGAGTTTGATCAGTGTCCCGGAAGATGTAGCAGTTGCTACCCTACCTGAACCAG TGGAGCCTGATGCTGTTCGAGATGAGGAGGACATGTCTATAGACTCTGAAGATGACATGCCTGTCATCACAGAGACGTCCATTCAGACTGAAAATGACCTGAAGGAACCGCAGGCACCTCAGCCACCTCCACCTCAAACCGATGGATTTCGTCCTCCCCTTCCTGACCAACCCTCTATGGACCCCATTAGCGATCCTCTTGTACAACCAAACCCCTCTGCCTACCCTACCCAGGGCTCTTTCTCAACAGATTACGCAGCTTTAAAGTCTGCCATCGCTCAATATAAAGCTGCTAGTCAGGAGAGCGCATCTAGACCTGATGTAGAGGACACACTGGCAAGTTTCGGGGTGAACCCCCACCAGAGCTACCTATGTCCCACCTCGGCACAGTGGAGCCCTTACTCTGGTTCTCCCGCATACCATATGTCCTCAGCATATTCGTCCCCAGTTAGTGTGGCCTCCAGAGGATCAGAGTACAGTCAAACTCCCGCTCCTCCTGGAACCCAACCTCCAACAAACACCTCCATTGTTCAACCACTCACGGTTCCTCTTGCCCTCCCTCAGCCTCCGGTTGGCTCAGTTGAGGTGCCTTCGACTCCAGAATCAGCCACCTCTCTTCAGCCACCTGACAGCGCAGGAGTGCCTGGGGTGCCACCGGCAAGCACTGCTAATCAGTTAGGACTTGCTGGGTCTCAATCTGCGAAGATGGGTGTAGAGTCTGCTTCCGCATCCTCTGCTTCATCCTCGTCCTCTCTTCACACCACTTTCCCTTCCTACCCAGATGCTTCGCTATTTCCAGCCCTCACTCCAATTCCCCCTGTTCCAACGCTTTTCGGCTGGGCTTCTGCACCTGGGGCCCAGCAGGGTTATGCGGCTGGAAAGAGTGGGGCAGGATTTAGCGGACTACCCTCCACCCAAACTGAGGCCACAAGGCCTGCTGATGGATCATGGGCAGGAGCCGCTGAGAGCAAAACCGCTCGCGGACAAGAGGAAGAGGTAGGTGCTCCTACTTCAGCAACTTCTAAAGTCCAACAAGAGGCCGTTGGAGAGAAAGGAGGTGCAATGAGTAGTTCGACCACGTGTGGCCAAGGCAGCAGAACACCAGTGAACTCTAACTCCGAAAGTCAGGGTGGCAGTCAAGCCCCTCCAACCAGGGGCGGCACTCCTAGCAGAGGACTTTTACCTATTCCTGGAGCCCCAATGGGACCCTTGTGCCGAGGCGGACACAACAATAGCATGTACAATCCCAGAGGTGGACATCCTGATATGATGCGTGGTGGTTTCAGGGGTCGAGGAGTTCCGCCGCATCCCATGAGATCTAGACCAGGTCGGGGTCACATGAGAGGGGGCCCATCCTGTAATTGGGGTTATCCCCCTGGAAGGGGAGGGGGTGGCCGGTCAGACTACTATTCGGACTACACCTATAACTAA